A genomic window from Cyprinus carpio isolate SPL01 chromosome A2, ASM1834038v1, whole genome shotgun sequence includes:
- the LOC109106997 gene encoding calponin-3-like, with the protein MAQFNKGPAYGLSAEVRSKIAQKYDLQKEDELRHWIEDVTGMPIGENFQMGLKDGVILCELINKLQPGSIKKTNHSKLNWHKLENLGNFIKAILAYGLKPNDIFEANDLFENGNMTQVQTTLLALASMAKTKGMDTKLDIGVKYADKHTRNFDGEKMKAGQCVIGLQMGTNKCASQAGMTAYGTRRHLYDPKTQADKPFDQTTISLQMGTNKGASQAGMLAPGTRRDIFDQKVAVQPLDNSTISLQMGTNKVASQKGMSVYGLGRQIYDPKYCTSPTEPTIHSNGSQGTGTNCSEISDIDYQAEYQDEYQADYHNEYRAHYDHGIDY; encoded by the exons atggctcAGTTCAACAAGGGCCCTGCATATGGTTTATCTGCTGAAGTGAGAAGTAAG ATTGCTCAGAAGTATGACCTGCAGAAGGAGGACGAGCTGAGGCACTGGATTGAGGATGTAACGGGCATGCCAATCGGAGAAAACTTCCAGATGGGATTGAAGGATGGCGTCATACTGTGCGA GCTCATTAATAAACTTCAGCCTGGATCCATTAAGAAAACAAACCACTCCAAACTTAACTGGCACAAG CTGGAGAACCTGGGCAACTTCATCAAAGCCATTCTTGCTTATGGCCTGAAGCCTAATGACATCTTTGAGGCCAATGATCTCTTTGAGAATGGGAATATGACTCAAGTCCAGACCACACTTCTTGCTTTGGCCAGCATG GCAAAAACCAAAGGTATGGACACAAAACTTGACATTGGTGTAAAGTATGCAGACAAGCACACCCGCAACTTTGATGGCGAGAAAATGAAGGCTGGTCAGTGTGTGATTGGACTGCAG ATGGGGACAAATAAATGCGCTAGTCAGGCTGGGATGACCGCTTATGGTACCAGGAGACATCTGTATGACCCAAAGACTCAAGCAGACAAGCCCTTTGACCAAACCACAATCAGCCTGCAGATGGGCACTAATAAAGGAGCAAGCCAG GCTGGCATGTTGGCCCCCGGCACCAGGAGGGATATTTTTGACCAGAAAGTGGCTGTCCAGCCGCTGGACAACTCCACCATCTCGCTGCAGATGGGCACCAACAAGGTGGCCTCTCAGAAGGGCATGAGCGTGTACGGGCTGGGCAGACAGATATACGACCCCAAATACTGCACCTCCCCCACCGAGCCCACCATCCACAGCAATGGAAGCCAGGGCACCGGCACCAATTGCTCTGAGATCAGCGACATCGACTACCAGGCTGAATATCAGGATGAGTACCAGGCAGACTACCACAATGAATACAGAGCCCACTATGACCATGGCATTGACTATTAA
- the LOC109088539 gene encoding TLC domain-containing protein 4-B-like — MEPLSLQVLVVVTGSFLGFQWLFHRGSPWLSEKLCKGFLRLRHTQRTEWNSRAVSTVHALVVGLFCLYIYIYDEPIQKDPVWGDATLVKLNVAITSGYLISDLLLMFTSWESIGDKYFVIHHFAALYAYYYVLSQGILPYFANFRLLSEFSTPFVNQRWFFHMLGYHKLSKPSLANGVAMTFTFFLVRIAVIPGYYSHMYLVFGTDDFYRLPLGGRSAWVISSVSLDVMNIMWMHRIIRGCLKVLRSAWLRKAGTEMETKKTD; from the exons ATGGAGCCTCTCAGCCTGCAGGTGCTGGTGGTTGTAACAGGGAGCTTCCTGGGCTTCCAGTGGCTGTTCCACAGAGGTAGCCCTTGGTTGTCTGAGAAGCTCTGCAAAGGCTTCCTGAGACTCAGACATACACAAAGGACAGAGTGGAACTCCAG gGCTGTCTCAACAGTACATGCCTTGGTTGTGGGACTTTTctgtctctatatatatatctatgatgaACCTATCCAGAAAGACCCAGTCTG GGGAGATGCCACACTGGTGAAGCTAAATGTGGCCATTACCTCAGGCTATCTTATATCAG ATCTCTTGCTCATGTTTACTTCATGGGAGTCAATTGGagataaatattttgtcatacacCATTTTGCTGCTCTCTATGCATACTACTATGTGCTG agtCAAGGAATATTGCCTTACTTTGCTAATTTCCGCCTGCTTTCAGAATTCTCCACTCCCTTTGTGAACCAGCG TTGGTTTTTTCACATGTTGGGCTACCACAAACTTTCCAAACCGAGTCTGGCTAATGGTGTCGCCATGACTTTTACATTCTTCTTGGTGAGGATCGCAGTCATTCCAGGCTACTACAGCCATATGTACTTGGTCTTTGGTACGGATGACTTCTACCGGTTACCTTTGGGGGGCCGCAGTGCCTGGGTTATTTCCAGTGTGTCTTTGGATGTCATGAACATCATGTGGATGCACAGAATCATCCGTGGATGTCTCAAAGTCCTTCGCTCGGCCTGGTTGAGAAAAGCAGGAACTGAGATGGAAACTAAAAAGACAGACTGA